The DNA region GGGTTCGGATTCCTGTCGGAAAACGCCGATTTCGCCGAACTTTGCGCCGCATGCAACATCACGTTCATCGGTCCTTCTCCGGAGGCCATCGCCAAGATGGGCGACAAGACGACGGCCAAAAATACGATGAAAAAAGCCGGCGTTCCGACGGTTCCCGGAACCGACGGAATCGTTGAAGACCTGGACGAAGCGGCGGCGGTCGCCGCGGAGATCGGTTATCCGGTGATCGTGAAGGCCACGGCGGGCGGCGGAGGCAAAGGAATGCGCGTGGTCCACGATGAAGAAGAACTGAAACGGGCCATTACCCTTGCCCAGAAAGAAGCCGAAGCCAACTTCGGCAACCCGGGGGTCTACATCGAAAAATTTCTGGTGGAACCCCGTCACGTGGAGATTCAGGTGCTGGCCGACAACCACGGCAACTGCATTCACCTCGGTGAACGGGATTGTTCCATCCAACGCCGATACCAGAAACTGATCGAGGAAGCTCCTTCTCCCGCGGTCGATCCCAAGTTGCGTGAACGGATGGGGCAGGCGGCGGTGGCCGCGGCCCGATCGGTCAATTATTCGGGAGCGGGAACGGTGGAATTTCTGTTGGACAAAGATGGGAATTTCTACTTCATGGAGATGAATACCCGGATCCAGGTGGAGCATCCGGTGACCGAGATGATCACCGGGATTGATCTGGTCAAATGGCAATTGAGGGTGGCTGCCGGTGAAAAACTCACCATCCGCCAGGAAGACGTCCGATTGGACGGATGGGCCATTGAATGCCGGATCAATGCCGAGCGGCCGGACAAGAACTTCATGCCGTCACCCGGGACGATCAATTTTTATCTGCCGCCCGGCGGCAACGGCGTGCGCGTCGACAGCGCCTGCTATGCCGGATACAAGATCACCCCGTTTTATGATTCGATGATTGCCAAGCTGATCGTGTGGGGCGAGGATCGCCGGGAGGCGATTGACCGTATGAACCGGGCACTCAGGGAATTCGCCATCGACGGAGTCCACACGACCATTCCGTTCCACCTGAAACTGCTGAACCACCCCAAATTCATATCCGGGGATGTTCATATCCAGTTTCTTGAAAATATCAATCTCGATGAGGAGACGGATGGCGAATGAATGAACTCTACCATTACGAATCCGAAGTTTCGGGCAAAGTGGAGATCGCTCCGGAAGTGATTCAGACCATTGCCGGAATCGCCGCTTCCAATGTGGAAGGAGTGGCGGCGATGAGCGGTGGCGTGGAATGGCTCGGGCGCAAAAATCCCAAGCGGGGGATCCGGGTGGAACTGGGGGAGCGCCTCTCCATTGAGCTGTCCGTCACGGTGCGCTACGGTTACCACATTCCCGATATCGGACGGAAAATCCAGAATGAGGTCAAGTCGGCGGTGGAGAGCATGACGGGCCTGCAGGTGGATGAAGTGACCGTCCGGGTGGAGGGAATCAAGTTCCAACAGACGGAAAAGGGCGAGACGGAACCGTCCCGGGTGAAATGAGCACCTGCGGGCCGGTTTCCGCACAGGCAACCGCACCGCTCGCCTGACGTCAAGACCCATTACGTTTCCGAAGTCCGGGCCGGATCGGCTCGGCTTCGTTTTTGGAGGCAAGATCTATGAGAAGAATCGCGAGGGAACGGGTGGTTCAGGCACTTTATGCCAGTGAATTCCATCCGGAAGACGCCATGGGATTCATCGCCGAACACGGCATGGAACTGGAGGGAGAATCCCGGGATTTCTACTTCCGGTTGTCCCGTGGAGTTCTGGAACATGCCGAACGGATCGATGGAGTGATTCGTCGGTTTTTGAAAAAGGGATGGACTCTGGAGCGCGTCTCTTCGGTGGATCGTGCCATCTTGCGGATGGCCGTGTATGAATTGCTGATGGAGCCTGAAACCCCCCCGGCCGTTGTCATCAACGAGGCGGTGGAACTGGCAAAGGCTTTCGGAGGCGATGAGTCCGGCCGTTTCATCAACGGGCTTTTGGGCAGTGTGATTCCGAAGCTGGATGAATTGCGTGCCGAAGCGGGAACTCTCTGAGCGGATCGCGTCAAAAACGGTTTCCTTTGCGTGATTTGTCATTTCCGGCGTTGTCGAAACGGAACATCATCCGACGCCGCGGACGGGGAATGTTCGGAAAAAGGCTGCTGTCTCGGGGTGCGAAGCTTTCGTGAGAGAGAGTTTTCAAGTGGTTTTTCCGGTCGGTTTCATTTGCTGTCAGCCCGCTTGGGACAAGGATTTTCGTCGGTTTTCGGCGCCGAACTTTACACCCTTACAGGAAAAGGATAAACTTGAACAATAACAGTAATTTCTCAATGAATATTAGGGGTGTGGCGCCATGTCGTTTCAGCTGATCGACGGAAAAGAGATCGCAAAGCAGGTCAGAAATGAACTGAAAGCGGAAGTGAACCGTCTCCGGGAGCATGGATTGGTACCCGGGTTGGCCGTGATTCTGGTCGGGAATCACCCGGCGTCCGAATCCTATGTTCGGGGAAAAATCCGGGCTTCCGAAGAAGTGGGCATTCACTCCGAGCTGATTCGCCTGAGTGAAACCGCACGGGAAGAAGAACTTCTCGCGGAAGTCCAAAGACTCAACCGTGACCCGAACATCCACGGAATCCTCGTGCAGCTTCCCCTGCCTGCCCACATGGATCCGGCCCGCGTCATCGCCGTGATCGACCCGGCCAAGGATGTCGACGGGTTCACCCCGTTGAACACGGGCAACATGATGATCGGTCAGGATGCACTCAAACCATGCACACCGGTCGGGATCATCGAGTTGCTCAAACGCGCCGACATATCGGTGGCCGGAAAACATGTGGTGGTGGTGGGACGGAGCAATATCGTCGGGAAGCCCGTGTCCATCCTGCTTCAACAGGAAAACGCCACGGTGACGATGTGCCATTCCCGAACGAAGGACTTGGCATATCACACCAGACAGGCGGACATTCTGGTAGCTGCGGTGGGAAGAGCCGAGATGATCACCGCCGATCATGTAAAGGAAGGAGTGGTGGTCATCGACGTGGGCGTCAACCGGCGGGAAGACGGGAAGCTCGTCGGGGATGTGCGCTTTGACGAAGTGGCGCCGCTGGCTTCCGCGATCACCCCTGTTCCCGGCGGAGTGGGCCCGATGACCATTGCCATGCTCCTTGCGAACACCGTCACGGCAGCCAAGCGAATTCACGGGTTGGATTGACGGGTCGGAAGAAACGGCGAAAAAATTGCGGACCGGAGGGACACACGTGGTCGGAAAATCCGGGAGCATATGGTCTGTCTGTGATCTGGTCGAATACTTGCACAAAAGACTCGAGGACGATGAACGGCTGAAGCGGATTTGGGTGGAAGGGGAGATCTCCAATTTCACCCAAAACAGCAAAAGCCGGCACATGTATTTCACGCTCAAAGACGGCAAGGCCGCAATCGACGCGGTGATGTTCGCCGGCAACAACCGTCGCCTCCGATTTGCTCCCAAAAACGGGGACCGGGTATTCGTTCGCGGATATGTGTCGGTGTTCATCAGTCAGGGAAAGATGCAGCTGTACGTTCAGGACATGCGACTCAGCGGCGTGGGAGAGCTGTATGCGGCTTTTGAGCGACTGAAAGAAAGGCTGGCGAAAGAAGGTCTGTTTGACACCCCCAAGAAATCTCTTCCGCCGTTTCCGAAAACGGTGGGAGTGATCACTTCTCCCACCGGGGCGGTGATCCGGGACATCATCATCACCATGCGCCGGCGGTTTCCATTGGCTTCCATTCTGCTTTTCCCCGTGGCGGTGCAGGGAGAACGTGCGCCGGTTGAAATTGCCCGGGCGATCGAAGTGATGAACCGTCTGAATGAGGCGGACGTACTCATCATCGGCCGCGGCGGCGGTTCCATCGAAGAACTTTGGGCGTTCAATGAAGAAGTGGTCGTTCGCGAAATTCATCGCTCGGCGATTCCCGTCATCTCCGCCGTCGGCCATGAAACGGACGTCACCATCAGCGACTTCGTGGCGGATTGCCGGGCTCCCACTCCCACTGCGGCCGCTGAAATGGCGGTTCCCCATCTCGGGGAATTGCAGAAGAGGATCGCTTCGCTGCAGGAACGGATGGTGATGGCCATGCGCGGCCGGATGGAGCGTCTCGCCGGACGACTGCAAACATGCGTCGACCGGCCCGTGTTCCGAAAACCGGAAGCTAGGCTTGAGCAGTACGCTCAACGCCTTGACGTTCTGCAAGGTCGGTTGCTGAGTGGGATTCACCGTATGACGGACAGGGAATCACGCCAGACGCGGGAACTTCTTCACCGGCTTCGAATGCGGGATCCGGTGCTGATGATCAAGCGGCACAAAGAGCGGCTGAAATCCCTTCAGATGGAGGCGTTGATGAACATCCGGACCCAATTGGCCGAAGGAACGCAACGGACCGTGCAGGCGGCCGGTCGACTGGATGCTCTCAGTCCTCTGAAGGTCATGTCCAGAGGATATTCATTGGTTTACCGGATGGCCGACGATGAGTTGGTACGCACTCACGAGCAGGTGCGGCCGGGGGATTTGTTGAGAATCCGCTTGGCCCGTGGACAGTTGAAATGTCAGGTATGGAAATCGGAGGGGAGCGCCGATGAGTGAAGCCAAGGATTGGGCCGCTTTGGAGTCTCTGCCGTTTGAAGAAGCTCTTCGAAAACTGGAAGAAACCGTGCAGATTCTGGAACGGGGAGATGTTCCGCTGGAACAGGCCATCGACTTGTTTGAAGAAGGAATGCGCCTCGCCCATGTATGCGGTCGGAAGCTGAAGCGGGCGGAGCAACAGGTGGAAATGCTTGTGAAACGGAACGAAGAATGGGTCAGGGAGCCTTTTGACCCGGAGGAGGCAGCCGACTGAACGTGCAAAACGCCATTGTGGACTACATCCGTGACAAAGCAGCGTTGGTTCACGGAAAATTGGACGAGTACGGATTCGGCGGAAATGTTCCGCCGCTTCTTCTTGAATCGATGAGATATTCTCTTCTCGCCGGCGGAAAGAGGATTCGTCCGGTGTTGGTGCTGGCGACTTGCCAGGCTGTCGGTGGAAATGAAGAACATGCACTCCCTTTTGCCTGCGCAATCGAAATGATTCATACGTATTCGCTGATTCATGATGACCTTCCGTGCATGGACGATGATGACTACCGACGGGGCAAGCCGACCAATCACAAGATCTTCGGAGAAGCCCAGGCCATTCTGGCGGGAGACGCCCTCCTGACGGAATCCTTCGGCCTGATGGCTTCGGGAGCACGGGCGGCCGGACTTCCCGCCGATGTGGCACTGACCGTGCTGGAAGAGGCGAGTCGCTACGCGGGAGCACGGGGAATGGTTGCCGGCCAGGTTCTGGACATGATGTCGGAAAACAAGAACGTGACGCTGAAAGAAGTGGAAGAGGTTCACCGGAGAAAAACCGGGGATCTGATCGCGTTTTCCGTCCGAACGGGAGCACGGGTCGGCGGAGTGCGCGACGGAGAATTGCTCGAGTCTCTCACCCGTTTTGCCTACGGTTTGGGACTCGCTTTCCAGATTCAGGATGACATTCTGGACGTGATCGGAGATCAGAAACTTCTCGGGAAGCCGGTCGGAAGCGATGAAGCGAACAAAAAGGCCACCTATCCCGCGCTGATCGGTCTGGAACGATCCAAAAGGCTCTTGGAAGAAGTGATTTCCGATGCCAAATCTGCCATTTCAAACCGGAAAGATTTGAAGCCGGATCGTTTGCTCGACATCGCCGATTTCCTGCTTTCCCGGGATCGTTGAACCCGCCGTCGATCCATGGCGAAGGAACGGGGCCGGCGCCCGGCCACGGACGTTGCGTGCCAAAACCGTTGCATTCTGTGTTATAATAAGTGTACCATCTCATCGGGTGGCGCAGTATTCTAGTCAATCCACCTCCTCTGAAGGCGGGGCTAAAAATCCGCCAAAGGGCACATCGATGAAGTTCTTGGTGTTGGCTTTCGGCGCCCAGCCGGGGGCTGATGCTGGGAGTTAAGGTTGAAGGGCGATCCGCAAAGGCATGCGGGCGTTGACCCTTCTTCCGCGGAGGCCCAAGTGCGTCGTGAGAAGGCGAAACGGATCGCGATGGCTTGGGGGATGAACCTGCATTCGGGCAGTCACCTGGGTGCAGCGTAGCCTGCCTTGAGTGGCAGGGCGGGGATGACTTCCCTTTCCCGGGACGTCTGAAAGCTCGTGCTGCAAAAGAGGCTAGGAGGTTGGCTCGGATTGTTGAGGAAAACTCCTAGACTGTTTGCCGCATGGCATGGCGGTTCGGGGATTAAAGTGCGGACTCAGTGGCAATCCAGTCCGGCGGATGGCGACACCGTCGAAGAAGTTGTAAAGGGAAACCGCCAGGCCGGCGACGGCCAGGTAACTTCTTTGGGAAATCCTACTGGACCTAAGCCGCAAAGTTTACCCGAACCGTTGCCACCCGATCGTTGGATGAGGCTTGAGGGTTGCCGGGAAGAAATACATATCGACGGCACCGCCGTCATGCGAAAACCGGTCCGCCGAGACCGGCATTTTCATGGATGCCTGCGAAGAGGCCGGGAATCGAGGGGAATCATTCTATGGCATTATTGATCCGCAAGTCACTTCGTTGGGCCATCACCATCAGCTTGGTCACTTCCACCATCGCGCTCGTGTTGTCGCTTTCGTCCACCACTCTCATGAGCGGCCTCTCGTGGGGCGGAGGGATTGTGGTTTTGCTCGCCATCGTGACGGTGGGGATCGTGTTTGACATGTTGGGCATCGCCGCAACCGCCGCACGCGAAGATCCGTTTCATGCCATGGCGTCCCGGAAAATACCGGGGGCCAGGGAGGCGGTCGGGATCGTTCGTCGGGCGGACCAATTCTCGAATTTTTGCAATGATGTCGTGGGGGACATCAGCGGGGTGATCAGCGGTGCGGCTGCGTTTACGGTCGTGGCCTCCCTGATGGCGTCATACCCGCATCTGAAATCGGGACAATGGTTGGCCGATATCCTGCTCGTTTCCTTCATATCGGCGCTGACGGTGGGAGGAAAAGCGCTCGGCAAAACGATATCCATCCATTACGCGCAAGAAATTGTCTTTCTTGTGGGCAAGGGATTCCACTGGGTCAACCGGAAATTCGGCTTGAACTGGTTCCACGTAAAGCCCAAGAAGAAAAGTAAGCGAAAGCGAGGCGTTTCCCATGCTCCTCGATCAAATCAATTCTCCTGAACAGCTCAAACGGCTGCCGGTGGAAGAATTGCCAAAACTCGCCGAAGAAATCCGTACGTTTCTCATAGAGAGCCTCTCCCGGACGGGTGGGCACTTGGCTTCAAATCTGGGGGTGGTCGAACTGACGATCGCCCTTCATTATCTGTTTGACAGTCCCAAGGACAAGTTTCTGTGGGACGTGGGCCATCAGGCATATGTGCACAAAATTCTGACCGGCCGCAGGGAATTGTTTCCCACCTTGCGTCAGTACAAGGGCCTGTGCGGATTCCCGAAAATGAGGGAAAGTGTTCATGACGTCTGGGAAACCGGTCACAGCAGCACATCGCTCTCGGGAGCGATGGGCATGGCGAAAGCCCGGGATTTGCTCGGGGAAAACTGGAAAGTGATCCCCGTGATCGGCGACGGAGCACTCACCGGAGGGATGGCGCTGGAGGCGCTGAACCATATCGGGGAAAGCAACACCGACATGATCGTCGTCCTGAATGACAACGAAATGTCCATCAGCCCCAATGTGGGTGCCCTTCACAACCACTTGGGAAGACTGCGGACCAATCCTTCCTACAACAAGGTCAAGGAAGAGGTTCAACAGCTGCTGCACAAAATCCCCACGGTGGGTGTTCCTTTCGCCAGAACCATCGAGAGAATCAAGGACAGCCTGAAATACCTCCTGGTTTCCGGAGTCTTTTTCGAAACGCTCGGCTTCACTTATCTGGGACCGGTGAACGGACACGATTTCGAAGAGTTGCTGGAAGTTCTCCGGCAGGCTTCCCAAACCCGCGGTCCGGTGCTGGTTCATGTGGTCACGCGAAAGGGATACGGATACAAGCCGGCTGAAAATGATTCCGTCGTCTATCACGGAGTGGGCACGTACAAAATCGAATCGGGCGCATTCCAGAAGAAATCGGGAGGAGCGCCCGCCTATCCCGCCGTGTTCGGCGAAACGCTCGTCAAGCTGGCGGAGAAGGACGATCGGATCGTTGCCATCACGCCCGCCATGCTCACCGGCTCCAAACTGGAAAAGTTCCAGGAGCGTTTTCCCGACCGTTGTTTCGACGTGGGAATCGCCGAACAACATGCGGTCACGTTCGCCGCGGGCCTGGCGACTCAGGGGATGAAGCCGGTCCTCGCCATTTATTCCACGTTCCTGCAGCGGGGATATGATCAGCTGGTTCACGATGTGTGCCGGCAGAAACTGAACGTGGTGTTTGCGGTGGACCGTGCCGGCTTTGTCGGAGAAGACGGAGAAACCCATCAAGGCGTGTATGACATCAGTTTCATGCGCAATCAGCCCGGCATGGTCATCATGATGCCCAAAGACGAAAACGAGTTCCAACACATGCTCTATACGGCCGTGAACCACGACGATGGGCCCGTGGCCGTCCGTTACACGAAAGGATCGGGACTGGGCGTACCGATGGACAAGGAGTGGCGCCTTCTGCCGATCGGAAAATCGGAAACGGTTCGTCCCGGGAAGGATGCGGCCATTCTGGCGTTTGGACCGATGGTGAGCTTCGCGATCGAAGCCGCTGAACGTCTGGCCGAAGAAGGCATCGACGTCCGCGTGGTCAACGCCCGTTTTGCCAAGCCGCTGGACGCGGAATTGCTGGATGAGTTGGCGCGGGAGAAGATTCCCGTCGTGACCGTGGAAGAGGGGTGCGTGACCGGAGGATTCGGAAGCGCCGTTCTCGAGTACTATGCGGACAAACGGGTCCATGATTTGCCCGTCAGATTGCTCGGGGTTCCCGATTATTACGTGGAGCACGGGTCGATCGCCCAACAGCGTGAGGAAACGGGACTGACTCCCGAAGGAATTCGCGGGGCGGTTCTGGAACTGTTGTCCAAAAACGTACGGAAAGCTTGAGGAAGACACGTGGAAAAGCAACGGATTGACGTATTGCTTGTGGAAAAAGGCCACTTTGAAACCAGGGAGCAGGCCAGACGTGCCGTCATGGCCGGTCTGGTCCGGGTGGGCGGCGAACGGGTGGACAAGCCGGGAACCCGGGTTTCCGTCCAATTGCCGATTGAGGTGAAGGGACAGATTCACCCGTATGTTTCCAGGGGTGGGCTGAAACTGGAGGAAGCGCTTCGGGTGTTCGGAATCTCCGTGGAGGGACGCGTGATGCTGGACATCGGTGCATCCACCGGCGGGTTCACCGATTGCGCTTTGCAACGCGGTGCACGTCACGTGTATGCGATTGATGTCGGATACGGTCAGCTTGCCTGGAAGTTGCGTCAGGATCCCCGCGTCACCGTGATGGAGAGAACCAATTTCCGTTATCTCGATCCGGAAGCGCTCACCGGGGACTCGCCCGATTTTGCCACGATTGACGTCTCCTTCATCTCATTGGCCCACATTCTCCCCAATCTTTCCCGGATGCTTCAACCCGGAGGGGAAGTGGTGGCTCTGGTGAAGCCCCAATTTGAAGCCGGTCGTGAGCAGGTCGGAAAAAAAGGGATTGTACGGGATCCTCGGGTTCACCGCCAAGTGCTGCTCTCCTTTGCGGAAATGGCCGGTTCGCTCGGCTACTCGCTGGAGGGGCTGATTCCGTCCCCCATCCGGGGAAGCGAAGGAAACATTGAATTTTTGGCACATCTGAGATATACGGGCGAACGCCGCGACAACCGCGGACCGGACCCTGTCGTGATCAGCGAAGTGGTGGAAGAAGCCCATCGTCGCCTCCGAGAATCATAAGCATGCCGAATCCGTTTTCCGTATCCGGTCCGGAAGTGACGGTGATTTCCGGAGGAAAGAGGGTTCGTTTCGATGACTGCGAATTAGTTAGGATAAGGAGGGGATTGCCTTGTTGAAGCCGGGCGACACCCTGGTACTTATCGCGCTGTTCGCAGTCATCCTGTATTTTGCGGTAAAAAACGCCCTGCCTGTCAAAAAAGAGGAAGCATCGGAGGAGATCAGGGGGGATGTGCCCGATCTGCTTCGCAGGGAGGGCTTCGAACCGGTGCGAGCCCGTGAAAAAGTGCCGCTCCGGATCGAGTTTGACGGGGAACATTATGAAAGCAGGGTGTTCATCGATTACGTGGCCCGCCGGGACGGGAAGTGGTATGTGGTGGTCACCGAACGGGAACGGAAGCCGCTTCGGAAGTCCGGAGCCGGACTGAGGGATTTTTTTCTTTCCTATTACTCGATTTTCCAACCGGACGGGATCTTGTACGTCAACAAGGAAACACGTACGATCAAGATGGTCCGGTTCGATTTCCAGGGACTTGAGCCGGAATCGAAGAAGCTGCCGGTGGGATGGATCGCCGTGGCGGCGGTATGCCTGGGAACGGTTCTGGTATGGATACTGGAATGAACCGGATGTGACTGATGGAGGGACGGTTTTGAAAAAACGCATCGGCATCATCCTCAACCTCGGCAAGCCCAGGGCGATCCGGTTTGCCCGCGATCTCCTGGAGGCCCTTGAAAAACGCAGGGTTGACGTCGTTCTGGAACCGGAAGCGGGACAGGCGCTGGATGTGCCCGACCGGTGTCTTTT from Staphylospora marina includes:
- the accC gene encoding acetyl-CoA carboxylase biotin carboxylase subunit → MFKKVLVANRGEIAVRVIRACRELGISTVAVYSEADRDALHVTLADEAYCIGPAPSRDSYLNMTNLMSVATLVGADAIHPGFGFLSENADFAELCAACNITFIGPSPEAIAKMGDKTTAKNTMKKAGVPTVPGTDGIVEDLDEAAAVAAEIGYPVIVKATAGGGGKGMRVVHDEEELKRAITLAQKEAEANFGNPGVYIEKFLVEPRHVEIQVLADNHGNCIHLGERDCSIQRRYQKLIEEAPSPAVDPKLRERMGQAAVAAARSVNYSGAGTVEFLLDKDGNFYFMEMNTRIQVEHPVTEMITGIDLVKWQLRVAAGEKLTIRQEDVRLDGWAIECRINAERPDKNFMPSPGTINFYLPPGGNGVRVDSACYAGYKITPFYDSMIAKLIVWGEDRREAIDRMNRALREFAIDGVHTTIPFHLKLLNHPKFISGDVHIQFLENINLDEETDGE
- the dxs gene encoding 1-deoxy-D-xylulose-5-phosphate synthase encodes the protein MLLDQINSPEQLKRLPVEELPKLAEEIRTFLIESLSRTGGHLASNLGVVELTIALHYLFDSPKDKFLWDVGHQAYVHKILTGRRELFPTLRQYKGLCGFPKMRESVHDVWETGHSSTSLSGAMGMAKARDLLGENWKVIPVIGDGALTGGMALEALNHIGESNTDMIVVLNDNEMSISPNVGALHNHLGRLRTNPSYNKVKEEVQQLLHKIPTVGVPFARTIERIKDSLKYLLVSGVFFETLGFTYLGPVNGHDFEELLEVLRQASQTRGPVLVHVVTRKGYGYKPAENDSVVYHGVGTYKIESGAFQKKSGGAPAYPAVFGETLVKLAEKDDRIVAITPAMLTGSKLEKFQERFPDRCFDVGIAEQHAVTFAAGLATQGMKPVLAIYSTFLQRGYDQLVHDVCRQKLNVVFAVDRAGFVGEDGETHQGVYDISFMRNQPGMVIMMPKDENEFQHMLYTAVNHDDGPVAVRYTKGSGLGVPMDKEWRLLPIGKSETVRPGKDAAILAFGPMVSFAIEAAERLAEEGIDVRVVNARFAKPLDAELLDELAREKIPVVTVEEGCVTGGFGSAVLEYYADKRVHDLPVRLLGVPDYYVEHGSIAQQREETGLTPEGIRGAVLELLSKNVRKA
- the folD gene encoding bifunctional methylenetetrahydrofolate dehydrogenase/methenyltetrahydrofolate cyclohydrolase FolD — protein: MSFQLIDGKEIAKQVRNELKAEVNRLREHGLVPGLAVILVGNHPASESYVRGKIRASEEVGIHSELIRLSETAREEELLAEVQRLNRDPNIHGILVQLPLPAHMDPARVIAVIDPAKDVDGFTPLNTGNMMIGQDALKPCTPVGIIELLKRADISVAGKHVVVVGRSNIVGKPVSILLQQENATVTMCHSRTKDLAYHTRQADILVAAVGRAEMITADHVKEGVVVIDVGVNRREDGKLVGDVRFDEVAPLASAITPVPGGVGPMTIAMLLANTVTAAKRIHGLD
- a CDS encoding Asp23/Gls24 family envelope stress response protein — protein: MNELYHYESEVSGKVEIAPEVIQTIAGIAASNVEGVAAMSGGVEWLGRKNPKRGIRVELGERLSIELSVTVRYGYHIPDIGRKIQNEVKSAVESMTGLQVDEVTVRVEGIKFQQTEKGETEPSRVK
- a CDS encoding TlyA family RNA methyltransferase; translation: MEKQRIDVLLVEKGHFETREQARRAVMAGLVRVGGERVDKPGTRVSVQLPIEVKGQIHPYVSRGGLKLEEALRVFGISVEGRVMLDIGASTGGFTDCALQRGARHVYAIDVGYGQLAWKLRQDPRVTVMERTNFRYLDPEALTGDSPDFATIDVSFISLAHILPNLSRMLQPGGEVVALVKPQFEAGREQVGKKGIVRDPRVHRQVLLSFAEMAGSLGYSLEGLIPSPIRGSEGNIEFLAHLRYTGERRDNRGPDPVVISEVVEEAHRRLRES
- a CDS encoding polyprenyl synthetase family protein → MQNAIVDYIRDKAALVHGKLDEYGFGGNVPPLLLESMRYSLLAGGKRIRPVLVLATCQAVGGNEEHALPFACAIEMIHTYSLIHDDLPCMDDDDYRRGKPTNHKIFGEAQAILAGDALLTESFGLMASGARAAGLPADVALTVLEEASRYAGARGMVAGQVLDMMSENKNVTLKEVEEVHRRKTGDLIAFSVRTGARVGGVRDGELLESLTRFAYGLGLAFQIQDDILDVIGDQKLLGKPVGSDEANKKATYPALIGLERSKRLLEEVISDAKSAISNRKDLKPDRLLDIADFLLSRDR
- the nusB gene encoding transcription antitermination factor NusB, giving the protein MRRIARERVVQALYASEFHPEDAMGFIAEHGMELEGESRDFYFRLSRGVLEHAERIDGVIRRFLKKGWTLERVSSVDRAILRMAVYELLMEPETPPAVVINEAVELAKAFGGDESGRFINGLLGSVIPKLDELRAEAGTL
- the xseA gene encoding exodeoxyribonuclease VII large subunit, which gives rise to MVGKSGSIWSVCDLVEYLHKRLEDDERLKRIWVEGEISNFTQNSKSRHMYFTLKDGKAAIDAVMFAGNNRRLRFAPKNGDRVFVRGYVSVFISQGKMQLYVQDMRLSGVGELYAAFERLKERLAKEGLFDTPKKSLPPFPKTVGVITSPTGAVIRDIIITMRRRFPLASILLFPVAVQGERAPVEIARAIEVMNRLNEADVLIIGRGGGSIEELWAFNEEVVVREIHRSAIPVISAVGHETDVTISDFVADCRAPTPTAAAEMAVPHLGELQKRIASLQERMVMAMRGRMERLAGRLQTCVDRPVFRKPEARLEQYAQRLDVLQGRLLSGIHRMTDRESRQTRELLHRLRMRDPVLMIKRHKERLKSLQMEALMNIRTQLAEGTQRTVQAAGRLDALSPLKVMSRGYSLVYRMADDELVRTHEQVRPGDLLRIRLARGQLKCQVWKSEGSADE
- the xseB gene encoding exodeoxyribonuclease VII small subunit, translating into MSEAKDWAALESLPFEEALRKLEETVQILERGDVPLEQAIDLFEEGMRLAHVCGRKLKRAEQQVEMLVKRNEEWVREPFDPEEAAD